The following proteins are encoded in a genomic region of Corylus avellana chromosome ca4, CavTom2PMs-1.0:
- the LOC132179403 gene encoding 26S proteasome non-ATPase regulatory subunit 11 homolog: MSSSYLPATTDSIAQALEAKTPAESISILYRVLESPSSSSEALRIKEQAITNLSDLLRQENRAEDLRNLLTQLRPFFNLIPKAKTAKIVRGIIDAVAKIPDTSDLQISLCKEMVQWTRAEKRTFLRQRVEARLAALLMESKEYSEALTLLSGLIKEVRRLDDKLLLVDIDLLESKLHFSLRNLPKAKASLTAARTAANAIYVPPAQQGTIDLQSGILHAEEKDYKTAYSYFFEAFEAFNALEDPRAVFSLKYMLLCKIMVNQADDVAGIISSKAGLQYVGPELDAMKAVADAYSKRSLKLFETALRDFRAQLEEDPIVHRHLSSLYDTLLEQNLCRLIEPFSRVEIAHIAELIELPVDHVEKKLSQMILDKKFAGTLDQGAGCLVIFDDPKTDAIFPATLETISNVGKVVDSLYVRSAKIMA, translated from the coding sequence ATGTCTTCATCATATCTCCCAGCAACAACTGACTCAATTGCTCAGGCTTTAGAAGCCAAAACCCCTgctgaatccatctctattctTTATCGTGTACTTGAAAGCCCATCATCTTCTTCTGAAGCCCTTAGGATAAAGGAACAGGCCATCACAAATCTCTCAGAtcttctaagacaagagaatcGGGCTGAGGATCTCCGAAACCTTCTGACCCAATTGAGGCCTTTTTTCAACTTGATCCCCAAGGCAAAGACTGCAAAAATCGTTCGTGGGATAATTGATGCAGTAGCTAAAATACCAGACACATCTGATCTCCAGATTTCCCTCTGCAAAGAAATGGTGCAGTGGACCCGTGCCGAAAAGCGAACTTTCCTACGGCAAAGAGTGGAGGCAAGGCTTGCAGCTCTTTTGATGGAAAGCAAAGAGTATTCAGAAGCTTTAACTCTCCTTTCAGGTTTGATAAAGGAAGTGAGAAGGCTAGATGACAAGCTTCTACTTGTGGACATAGACTTGTTGGAGAGTAAGCTCCATTTCTCTTTGAGGAATCTCCCTAAAGCTAAGGCTTCACTGACGGCTGCAAGAACTGCTGCCAATGCTATATATGTGCCCCCAGCTCAACAGGGTACTATAGATTTGCAGAGTGGAATCCTCCATGCAGAAGAAAAGGACTACAAAACTGCTTATAGCTATTTCTTCGAAGCTTTTGAAGCTTTCAATGCTCTTGAAGATCCTCGAGCAGTATTTAGCCTCAAGTATATGTTGTTATGCAAAATAATGGTGAACCAGGCTGATGATGTTGCGGGAATAATATCATCAAAAGCTGGATTGCAATATGTGGGACCCGAGCTGGATGCCATGAAAGCTGTGGCCGATGCCTATTCAAAGCGCTCTTTGAAGCTTTTTGAGACTGCCCTCAGGGATTTTAGGGCCCAGCTAGAGGAAGATCCTATTGTTCACAGGCACCTGTCTTCCCTGTATGACACTTTGTTGGAGCAGAATCTCTGCAGGTTGATTGAACCTTTCTCAAGGGTTGAGATTGCTCATATTGCTGAGCTGATTGAACTGCCTGTTGATCATGTGGAGAAGAAATTATCTCAGATGATTCTGGATAAGAAGTTTGCAGGAACTCTAGATCAGGGTGCTGGATGCCTCGTCATTTTTGATGATCCCAAGACAGATGCAATATTCCCGGCGACATTGGAAACCATTTCTAATGTTGGCAAGGTCGTGGATAGCCTCTACGTGAGGTCTGCCAAGATAATGGCATGA